A region from the Zonotrichia albicollis isolate bZonAlb1 chromosome 17, bZonAlb1.hap1, whole genome shotgun sequence genome encodes:
- the R3HDML gene encoding peptidase inhibitor R3HDML encodes MAMLQLHLYLTALGCWMTQLSSSLLLPNATELLSPPAGAAAGLLRAEGVPRGRRKRFLSPQDMGVILDYHNQVRAQVSPPAANMEYMVWDERLARAAEAWAARCLWDHGPPELMKYVGQNLSIQSGRYRSVLDMVKSWHQEKQHYSFPQPRECNPRCPSTCSGSVCSHYTQMVWATSSRLGCALGTCANVRVWGSTWRHAILLVCNYAIKGNWLGEAPYKVGRPCSACPPSYGGGCSNNMCFSGVKSNQVSWF; translated from the exons ATGGCCAtgctccagctgcacctgtaCCTCAcggccctgggctgctggatgACACAGCtgtccagctccctgctgctgcccaacgcCACCGAGCTGCTGTCCCCGCCCGCGGGCGCAGCCGCGGGGCTGCTCCGGGCCGAGGGGGTCCCGCGGGGCCGGCGGAAGAGATTCCTGTCCCCCCAGGACATGGGTGTGATCCTGGACTACCACAACCAAGTGCGGGCACAGGTGTCTCCACCCGCTGCCAATATGGAATACATG GTGTGGGATGAGCGTTTGGCCAGGGCAGCGGAGGCGTGGGCTGCGCGCTGCTTGTGGGACCACGGCCCCCCTGAGCTGATGAAGTACGTGGGACAGAACCTCTCCATCCAGTCGGGCAG GTACCGCTCTGTGCTGGACATGGTGAAATCCTGGCACCAGGAGAAGCAGCACTACTCCTTCCCCCAGCCCCGGGAGTGCAACCCCCGCTGCCCCTCCACGTGCAGCGGCTCCGTCTGCAGCCACTACACACAG atGGTGTGGGCAACCTCGAGCcgcctgggctgtgccctgggcacctgtgccaacgTGCGGGTGTGGGGCAGCACGTGGCGCCACGCCATCCTCCTGGTCTGCAACTATGCCATCAA GGGTAACTGGCTGGGGGAAGCGCCCTACAAGGTGGGGCGGCCGTGCTCAGCCTGCCCCCCCAGCTACGGCGGGGGCTGCTCCAACAACATGTGCTTCAGTGGAGTCAAATCCAACCAAGTCAGCTGGTTCTAG